ATTGACCTGGACAGGGTTGGTGTTCTTGAGCGCGAACATCAGCACCGCGACGAATACGATCAATCGCAGCGCCCAGACGAAATAGCGCATGACGCGAGCTCCACAGGGTTCGATATCGGGATTGTAAGCGCGCTTTGTCCCGGTCACCCCAATCTCATCGAATGTGCCGGCGGTCTCGTTGACGGCCCGGGACGACTTTTTGCCTTTCGGCACGCGCGGGGCAAAAAAAAGCCACCGGTTCACGGTGGCTTTTTTGCCTGCTATCGGAGAGACCCGACGGAGAGACCCAACGAGGAATGCCGGCGGAGGCCTGGCTGCATGGCACGGCGAAGACACCGGCCCGGTCACGGCGGCATGCGCCGCCGGCCGGATCAGAGCATCGCGTGGGCACCCACGCCCGACACCGCGGTTTCCACGCTGTCGCCGGCAGCATTCGACGAAGCCTCGTCGGTGCTGTCCAGGTCGACACGTTCGCGAAGTTCCTTGCCCGCCTTGAAATGCGGTACCTGTTTACCAGGCACCAATACCTGTTCGCCGGATTTGGGATTGCGGCCGATGCGCGGGGAACGCCGCGACAACGAAAAACTGCCGAAGCCCCGGATCTCGATACGCTGGCCCGCGGCAAGTGCCTGGGCCATCGCATCGAGAATCGTCTTCACGGCGAAATCGGTATCGCGGGCGGCCAGCTGTGGATAGCGGGCCGCCAAGGCGGCGATAAGCTCCGACTTGGTCACAACGATTTAACCGTCGTTGCGCTGCTGGTCCAGCTTGGCCTTCAGCAGGGCACCCAGGTTGGTGGTACCCGACGAAGCGCTGGCTTCAGACATGCGCTGGATCGTATCCGCGGTTTCGGCGTTGTCACGCGCCTTGATGGACAACTGGATCGAACGCGTCTTGCGGTCGACGTTGACGATCATGGCTTCGATGTTGTCGCCGGCGTTCAGCACCGTCGTGGCGTCTTCGACACGGCCCGAGGAGATCTCGGACGCGCGCAGATAGCCTTCGACGTCCACCGACAGCGTCACCACGGCGCCCTTGGGCTCGACCGACTTGATCGTGCCAGGAACGACCGCGCCCTTGTCATGGGTCGCGACGAAGTTGTTGAACGGATCGCCTTCCAGCTGCTTGATGCCCAGCGAGATGCGTTCCTTGTCGGTGTCGATGCCCAGAACCACGGCTTCGATCTCGTCGCCCTTCTTGAAGTTGCGCACGGCTTCTTCGCCGGACTCCGTCCAGGACAGGTCGGACAGGTGCACCAGGCCATCGATGCCACCGGGCAGGCCGACGAACACGCCGAAGTCCGTGATGGACTTGATCGCGCCCTGGACCTTGTCGCCGCGCTTGAAGTTCGTGGCGAACTCTTCCCACGGATTCTGGCGGCACTGCTTCATGCCCAGCGAGATACGGCGACGGTCCTCGTCGATTTCCAGGACCATGACTTCGACTTCTTCGCCCAGGGTGACAACCTTGCGCGGATCGACGTTCTTGTTGGTCCAGTCCATTTCGGACACGTGCACCAGGCCTTCGATACCGGCTTCGACTTCGACGAACGCGCCGTAGTCGGTCAGGTTGGTAACCTTGCCGAACAGGCGGGTACCCTGCGGATAACGACGGGCCAGGCCCACCCACGGATCTTCGCCCAGCTGCTTGACGCCCAGGGAGACACGGCTCTTTTCCTGGTCGAACTTGAGGACCTTGGCTTCCACTTCCTGGCCCACCTGCAGGACCTCGGAGGGGTGACGCACGCGGCGCCATGCCATGTCGGTGATGTGCAGCAGACCGTCGATACCGCCCAGGTCCACGAACGCGCCGTAGTCGGTGATGTTCTTGACCACGCCCTTGACCACCGCACCTTCGTGCAGGGTTTCGAGCAGCTTCTGGCGCTCTTCGCCCATGCTGGCTTCCAGCACCTGGCGGCGCGACAGCACGACGTTGTTGCGCTTGCGGTCCAGCTTGATGACCTTGAATTCGAGGGTCTTGCCTTCGTACGGCGTCGTGTCCTTGACCGGACGCAGGTCGACCAGCGAACCCGGCAGGAACGCGCGGATGCCATTGGTCATGACGGTCAGGCCGCCCTTCACCTTGCCGGTGATGGTGCCGGTGACCAGTTCGCCGTTGTCCAGCGCCTGCTCGAGCTGCAGCCAGGCCGACAGGCGCTTGGCGCGGTCGCGCGACAGGATGGTGTCACCGTAGCCGTTTTCCAGCGAATCGATGGCCACCGAGACGAAATCGCCCGGGTTGACTTCGACTTCGCCCTGATCGTTCAGGAATTCTTCCAGCGGAATCAGCGCTTCGGACTTCAGCCCAGCATTGACGACGACGAAGTTGTGGTCGATACGCACGACTTCGGCACTGATGACCTCGCCGGACTTCATGTCCTGGTTCTTGAGGCTTTGGGCAAACAGGTCGGCAAAGCTTTCACTGCCCATGGCGTCAAGGACAGCAGTAGAGGGATTGGAAGACATTGAATTGAAATCCATAGGCCAGGATGGCCTGGTTGTATGTGCACGCCAGCACGGCTTGCCCGTACCAGCGGAGTGGAACAAAAACCGACGCGAACAGCGCTATCTGGGAGCGATATTCCCGGCGGCACCGGAAAAACCTTTTGCTTTCCCTGCCGTACCCGCGGCGCCGGGCTTGAGCGCACCGCCACGCGGGCCGTTCCAGAGATCGAGTATGGCTTGCACCGTTTCCTGAGCCGTCATTTTCGACGAATCCAATACCTTGGCGTCCGCAGCCGGCGCCAGAGGCGCCACCGAACGCTGGGTATCGCGGGCGTCGCGCTCGCGCATATCTCGCAGAAGGTCTTCAAGATTAGCAGAAATACCCTTTTCCATCAACTGCTTACGCCTTCTTTCCGCCCGCGCTTCCACATCCGCGACCAGGAAAACCTTGAGCGCCGCGTCGGGGAAGACCACCGTGCCCATATCGCGGCCGTCGGCCACCAGGCCGGGGGCCCGCCGAAAGGCGCGCTGGCGGTCGAGCAGGGCCTGGCGCACCGATCCGAAAGCCGCCACCCGCGAGGCGAAATTGCCGACCCGCTCCTGGCGGATGTCATAGCCGACCTCGCGGCCGTCCAGATAG
Above is a genomic segment from Bordetella genomosp. 11 containing:
- a CDS encoding integration host factor subunit beta, producing the protein MTKSELIAALAARYPQLAARDTDFAVKTILDAMAQALAAGQRIEIRGFGSFSLSRRSPRIGRNPKSGEQVLVPGKQVPHFKAGKELRERVDLDSTDEASSNAAGDSVETAVSGVGAHAML
- the rpsA gene encoding 30S ribosomal protein S1, whose product is MDFNSMSSNPSTAVLDAMGSESFADLFAQSLKNQDMKSGEVISAEVVRIDHNFVVVNAGLKSEALIPLEEFLNDQGEVEVNPGDFVSVAIDSLENGYGDTILSRDRAKRLSAWLQLEQALDNGELVTGTITGKVKGGLTVMTNGIRAFLPGSLVDLRPVKDTTPYEGKTLEFKVIKLDRKRNNVVLSRRQVLEASMGEERQKLLETLHEGAVVKGVVKNITDYGAFVDLGGIDGLLHITDMAWRRVRHPSEVLQVGQEVEAKVLKFDQEKSRVSLGVKQLGEDPWVGLARRYPQGTRLFGKVTNLTDYGAFVEVEAGIEGLVHVSEMDWTNKNVDPRKVVTLGEEVEVMVLEIDEDRRRISLGMKQCRQNPWEEFATNFKRGDKVQGAIKSITDFGVFVGLPGGIDGLVHLSDLSWTESGEEAVRNFKKGDEIEAVVLGIDTDKERISLGIKQLEGDPFNNFVATHDKGAVVPGTIKSVEPKGAVVTLSVDVEGYLRASEISSGRVEDATTVLNAGDNIEAMIVNVDRKTRSIQLSIKARDNAETADTIQRMSEASASSGTTNLGALLKAKLDQQRNDG